The sequence below is a genomic window from Pseudomonas cannabina.
CTCGCGCGCCGACTCACTACATGATTTTGTCTACACCCTCCTAACGGTAAGCGCAGTTCAGCTCTGGACTACTCGGTCTGGCCCGGATGGCGGGTATTGATGCAGGATGCCGGACTGGCAACGGCCCCGGTATTGCGGCGCGCGCAGTTGCCAGGCGATTTGTTCACTCGACAGAATGTTCGTCTGGACTCGGCACACTTCTTCAAACTTTGGGAAGCCATTGAAGCCGAAGCCGCCTCCATCAATGCAGAATTGCCGGCACCTCTGCAAATTGCCCGGGTCATGTCGTCGGACTGGTTTGATCCAGAGCTTTTCGCCGCGCTGTGCAGTGCCAACCTGGGCGACGCCCTCGACCGGATTGCCAAGTATGTGAGGTTGATCGCGCCCATGGTCATTCGGGTTACGCCGACTAGAGCGCACACCACCGTCACCATGGACTTTCTGGATGCCTGCGAACCGCCCACCGTATTTCTGGCGTTCAAGCTTGTGTTCTTTGTGCAACTGGCACGACTGGCGACACGCAGCCCTGTGCAACCGTTGCAAGTGAACTGGCCATCGCCATCAACGCTCGGCCCGGACTTGCTGGCCTATCAAGCCTACTTTGGCATTCCCGTGACTCACGCGCCACAGGCCAGTGTGGTATTTGCCGCGGCGGACGTCGACCGCCCTTTTCTGACGGAAAACCACAAGATGTGGTTGTTCTTCGAGCCCGGTCTGCGACAACGGTTGTCTGACCTGGACCGTACATCCGGAATGATCGAACGGGTCCGCAGTGCGTTGCTTGAGTCTTTACCGGCGGGCGCGGTATCGATGCAGCAGGTCAGTCGAAAACTGGGGGTCAGTACTCGCACGTTGCAGCGCAGGCTGCAGGATGAAGGCACGACGTTTCAGAAAACACTCGATACATTGCGCGACTCCCTCGCACGCCATTACCTGCGCACGACGGCGATGTCGAGTGCAGAGATATCGTTTCTTCTGGGGTTCGAGGACTCCAACTCTTTTGCCCGCGCGTTTCAATCATGGGCAGGCAGTACGCCATTCAAAGTAAGGGCTCAAATGAATGGCTCGCCTGCGACTGATAATTCAGCAGAACAAGGGCAGAGTTCTAGTGCCTGAGCGACCAGGCCAGTAGAGAAACGACCTGCACTTGTGCATCGCACAGAAAGTCTCGCCTTTTCCTAAGAGGGTGTAGACAAAATCATGTAGTGAGTCGGCGCGCGAGTATTCGAGCCTCGGCCAACCAAACCCATGCCTCGCTTACCGCAAAAAGGCGATCATGATGCATGATCAGTCGCCGAGCTCTCTCATTCCAGGCATGAGTTCGCTCCACTACCCATCGCTTGGGCATGACCACAAATCCAGTCTGAACAGGCTCCACGGAAAATAGATCGCCTTGTTCAGAGTGCCATTGCCCTGTTCTTCTGTTATTCGGGCCACGGATCACTTGAACATCGATAGCGTGCAGTTGATGGGTGCGCTGTGCCCATTTTCCTGCGTACGCACTATCAACAAAAAGCGTGCTCAGTGACGGATATTTTTCCTTCGAGTACGCCACCGCATCATCCGCCGCGTCACGATCCTGCACGCTTGCAGCACTGATACTGACAGCCAGCAGCAGGCCCAATGTATCGACAATCAGACTTCGTTTACGCCCCTTCACTTTTTTGCCTGCGTCGTAGCCGCTGTCACCGCCTTGAGGAGAACTGCGGGTCGACTGTGAATCCAGGATCGCTGCTGACGGGCTGTCAGCGCGTTCTTCCCGCTCACGCCATTGAGCTCGCAAGCGATCATGCATTTGCTCGAACTTGCCTTGAGCGCTCCACCGGCGGAACGTTTTGTAGACATTGTCCCAATGAGGAAAATCGCGGGGTAGCATTCGCCATGAGCACCCCGTGCGTACGACATAGCAACAGGCTTCCAGCAACGTGCGCCGAGAGTGAAGCGGTGGCACTCCTCGTCCGCCCTGGCTTTCAAACAGGTCGGCGACCAGTGCCCACTCGGTATCTGTCAAGCAACTCGGATATAGCTGCTCCGGCAGTTGGCGGCGGTGGGTTTCATTGTAGCCATAGGCTTTATTAGGTTCAGGTGACTGAAAACTTCCCTTGGCCCGCTGCTTTACACGCGTAATCCCTGCCATTTTCAACGCTTTTGCAAAGGTGTCGGGATGCGCAGTGATACCGGTTTCGGCGAAGAATACGAGCGCCAATTCGGCCTGGCTGGAATAGGGCTGTGCATGAGCGAGTTTCACCAGCACGGGATAGTGCTCGGCGGCAATCGAGCGAGGACGTCCGGTTTTAGGCATGGCTTGAGGGCTATTCAGACAAGGGAGTGAAAGTTTAATTTATTTTGTCTACACCCTCTAAGTATCCTCTGAAAAAGCCCATTTTTTTGGAGAGGAACCGGGCTGGAGCGCCTGTATTTACTGGCTTCGACTTTTGAAGAAAAGGCTTTTTCAGACCTTCCCTAAAAACACTCACGACTGGAAGGCGCAGACAACATGCGACCGGCCACCTAAGATGAACCCGTCTACATCATCAAGCGGTCACCTCATCATTTAAAACTCGTATTTTAAAACCCGAACCAGATGTTGATCGAGTGGTTGCCGATAGCATGAATCCACAGGTCAGCAAACTCGTGTTGCCAATCTATATAACCTGAAAAAAAGCTGCACCTAATCTCTCCACATATAAAGCACTTGAATAATAGATAAAGGCCAGGGCGGCCGTGAAGCAGTCGACATGCGCTTTATTGCACACGTGGGTAAACCTGTCACTGTAAAAACCGAAGGCAACGCCTGGAAAAAGGAAGAAGGTCCATTTGGTCTTATTTACAACGTGTGTGAAGAGACCTCGCCTGAAAACTGTACGTTCACCCTCCTCACCCGGTAATCGCACGATGCGTAATACTCTTCAACTGGCTTGTGCAAGCCGGTTGAAGCGCCACTCACGTCAGGTCATGCAGGTCCTTGCCCAGCGCAGGCATCACTTCGAAATGAGAAAACATCACTTCAAGCCCTCCCCGCTCCGGGCTGCAGCACATCGGCCCGACGGTATAACCCTCGCTCAGCGGGAACGGCGCGAGACGCAGCAATGGCCAGCGCAGCCCGTCACTGGAATGCTGAATGCGCATCACGCCTTTGGCGACAGTCACTCGCAGCCACAGCCCTGATGAGGAGTCATCGTATGCGCCCGTGGCCCAATCCGACTGCCCGCAGGTCAAAACACTGCCCAGCATCAGGGCACCATCGCTGACCTCGACGCCGGTTTTCACCCAGTTGCGCTCATCGACTCGCACCATCAGGCCCGCCTGGTCATACAGCGTCTTGAAATCACCCTGCACGTGCACTTGCGCGGTGAAATCACCCGTCACTGAAACACCCAGAAAATGCCCGGTGTCGCGACAGAAGCCATAGTGGGTTTGCTGCCAGAAATCGGTTTCGGGGTCTGTGATGACAGTCAGGCGCTGATCCGTCACGCTCCACTGCCTGGGTTCGTTTAGCCAGATACCGTTGTCGAACATGCTACCTCCTGTGTTGAGTTGATGCTGAGGGTAGGTTATTGACCGGCAAACACAATATCTCTGGTCGTTCGATAAGACACGCAACCCTGTCACTGCGCCGTTATTGACACCCCGCCCACCAAAAAACATCATGCATCCAACCTCACAAAACCGGAACGCACTCATGGGCGACAAGAAGAAGCTGTTGCTGACAGGCGCAAGCCGTGGGATTGGTCACGCCACGGTAAAGCATTTCAATGCTGCGGGCTGGGAAGTGTTCACCGCCTCCAGGCAGAACTGGGTCGATGACTGTCCGTGGGCAGAAGGGCTGCTCAATCATATCCATCTGGACCTGGAAGACATCGACAGCGTCAGCGCAAGCATGACGGCGATCAAGGACAAGCTCGGCGGGCGCCTGGATGCGCTGGTGAACAATGCGGGCGTGTCACCGAAGACCGAGGAAGGCGGCCGGATGGGCGTGCTGGAGTCGGATTACAGCACCTGGATCAAGGTCTTCAACGTCAACCTGTTTTCCACTGCACTGCTGGCACGCGGGCTGTTCGATGAGTTGAAAGCGGCCAAGGGTAGCATCATCAATGTCACCTCGATTGCGGGCTCCAAAGTGCACCCTTTTGCCGGAGTCGCCTACGCCACGTCGAAAGCGGCGCTGTCGGCACTGACCCGCGAGATGGCCTTCGATTTCGGCCCGCATGGAGTCCGAGTCAACGCCATCGCGCCGGGCGAGATCGACACCTCGATCCTGTCGCCCGGCACGGCAGAGATTGTCGAGCGACTGGTGCCGATGCACAGGCTGGGCAAGCCCGAGGAAGTCGCCTCGCTGATCTACTTTCTGTGCACCGCCGGGGCTTCTTATGTAAATGGCGCAAAAATTCACGTCAACGGCGGTCAGCACGTCTGATTCAACGGGTGCCGGGAATGCCTTCCAGCACTCGCCGCACGCCAAACCGGCTGATCCACACTGACGCCACAATCACCCCACCGCCAATCAGCAGACGGATGAAGTCCTCATGCTGGTCCAGATCAGCAGATTGATCAGCAGCCCGAGCGGCACATGCAGGTTGTTCATCACCGCCAGCGTGCCGCCGTTGACCATGCACGCGCCTTTATTCCACCAGTACATGCCCAGCGCCGTCGAACACAAGCCGAGGAACAGCAGCACGACCCATTGGGTTGGCGCATCGGGCAGGTGTTGCGGGTTACCGAACATCAGGAACGCAGGCAACACCACCGCCAGCGCGCCCAGGTAGAAATAGCCGAAACGTCGATAGTGCGGCAAGTCGCTGGGATGCCGTGCAACCAGATGTTTGTACAGCACCTGGCCGGCGGCGTAAGTGAAGTTGGCCAGTTGCAGCAGCAGGAAACCGCCGAGGAAATCGCCGTCCAGGCCGTCGTAACGAATCACCCCCGCCCCCAGTACGGCAACCATTGCCGCCAGCAGCGCCCAAGGGTTGAAGCGCCGGTTGAGTGCGTCTTCGATCAGGGTCACGTGCAACGGCGTGAGAATGGTGAAGAGCAGCACTTCGGGCACCGTCAGCACCCTGAAGCTCAGGTACAGGCAGACGTAGGTAACGCCGAATTGCAGCGCGCCGATCAGCAGCATGCCACGCATGAAGCGCGGCTCGACCTGACGCCAGCGCGTCAGCGGAATGAACACCAGCCCGGCCAGCACCACGCGGACCAGTACCGCAAAGTAGCTGTCGACGTGCCCCGCCAGATAGACACCGATCAGGCTGAACGAAAACGCCTGAATCAGTGTGACAAACAGTAGATAACCCATGCCGCCCCCGATTTTGAAGGGCGCGACCATAGCGGTTTGCAGGCGCAACTGTCCACCCGCCACCCCTCTATTTCTGACGTCAGCCGGACGGCGCAATACATTTCGACCGCCATAAATACGACAGCCATAAGATTGACGATTATAGCTACCCGTTCGACGAAAATATAAACCATATCGCGCAACTTTTCCTGTGCGAAAGGTCTTATCCTTCGGCGATGCAATATTGACTTCCCCACCTGAAACCTTCGCCGCCTGGAGCAACCCCATGATATTCAACACAAAAGACTTCGGAGCGCTGGGCGACGGTATCACCGACGATACGGCCGCCATACAGGCCACGATCGATGCGGCGGCGGCAGCAGGGGGCGGCGAAGTCGTTCTGGGGGCTGGTACTTACATCGTGTCCGGCGGCGAAGAGCCGTCCGACGGCTGCATGATGCTCAAGAGCAACGTCACCCTGTCGGGCGCGGGGATGGGTGAAACGATCATCAAGCTCGCTGACGGCTCGGACACCAAGGTGACCGGCATCGTGCGCTCGGCCTACGGCGAAGAAACGCATGACTTCGGCATGAAGAATCTGACCCTGGACGGCAACCGGGACGCCACCACTGGCAAAGTGGACGGCTGGTTCAACGGCTACATTCCGGGCTCCGACGGCAAGGACTCGAACGTCACCCTCGACAGCGTCGAAATCAAGGACTGCTCGGGCTACGGCTTCGACCCGCACGAGCAGACCGTCAACATGGTGATCAAGAACAGCGTGTCGCATGGCAACGGCCTGGACGGCTTCGTGGCCGACTACCTGAGCGACAGCGTGTTCGAAAACAACGTGGCGTATGACAACGATCGCCACGGTTTCAACGTGGTCACCAGCACCCACGACTTCACCCTGAGCAACAACGTCGCCTACGGCAATGGCAGCACCGGCATTGTGGTGCAGCGCGGCAGCGAGAATATTCCGTCGCCCGCCAACATCACCATCACCGGCGGCGCGGTGTACGGCAACGGTGCCGAGGGCGTGCTGATCAAGCTGTCCAGCCAAGTGTCGGTCAGCGGCATGGACATCCATGACAACGGCAGCGCGGGCGTGCGCATTTACGGCAGCACCGGGGTGGATGTTTTCGACAACACGCTGAGCAACAACTCCCTCGGTGCTCCGGTGCCAGAAATCATCATCCAGTCGTACGATGACACTTCGGGCGTTTCCGGCAAGTTCTTCAGCGGCAGCGACAACCTGATCCGCGGCAACGTAATCACCGGCAGCCACAACTCCACTTATGGCGTTGCCGAGCGTAACGAAGACGGTACCGACCGCAACAGTATCGTGGGCAATACCATCAGCCACACCAGCAAGGGTCTGACCCTGGTCTACGGCGACGGCAGCTTTGCCGGCGACGCGTTCCCGCTGGTCACCGTGCAAGGCAGCGAAGCCAACGACATCATCACGGGCAGCGCGGCCAACGAGCTGATCTTCGGCCTTGCGGGCAAGGACACCCTGAACGGCGGCGCGGGCGACGACATTCTGGTCGGCGGAGCGGGTGCCGACAAGCTCAGCGGTGGCGCGGGTGCCGACACCTTCCGCTTCGATCAGTTGACCGACAGCTATCGCACCGCCACTGTCAGCGCGACCGACCTGGTGTCCGATTTCGACATCAGCCAGGACCGCATCGACCTTTCGAACCTCGGCTTCACCGGGCTGGGCAGCGGCAAGGCCGGAACGCTGAACATCAGCTACAACGCGACCCTCGACCGTACCTACATCAAGTCGCTCGACGCGGACAGCAGCGGCAACCGCTTCGAGCTGGGGCTGAGCGGCAACCTGAAAGACACGCTGAATGCCAGTCACTTCATGTTCCAGCGTGTTATTGAAGGCACCGCAGGCGGCGATACCCTGACCGGCACCGAGGGCAACGACCTCATCAACGGCAATGCTGGCGTGGACCGTCTAAACGGCGGCGCGGGTGCGGACACCCTGACCGGCGGTGCCGATGCCGATATCCTGACCGGCGGCGCCGGGGCGGATCTTTTCATCTACACCTCGCGGCTGGACAGCTATCGCAACTACAACGCCAGTGGCACCAAGCAAAGCGACACCATCACTGATTTCAACACGGCTGAAGACCGCATCGACCTTTCCAGCATCGGCCTGCGCGGTCTGGGCGATGGCAGCGCCAATTCCATTTACCTGTCGGTGAATGCCGATGGCAGCAAGACCTACGTCAAGACCAACGCCGTCGACACCACCGGCAACCGCTTCGAAATCGCACTGGAAGGCAACCTGCTCGACAAACTGAGCGCGTCCAACTTCATTTTTTCCACCGCGTCGGCCACCAACCAGGCTCCGGTGCTCAATACGCCGCTGATCGATCAGAACGTGACCGAACTCAAAGCGTTTTCCTACGCCGTGCAGCCCGGCAGTTTCAGCGACCCGGACAGCACCGCGCTGACTTACAGCGCCACCCTGACCGACAACAGCGCCCTGCCCGACTGGCTGACATTCGACAGCAAGACTCTGACTTTCAGCGGTACGCCTGGCGGCACGGCATCCGGGTTGTACTCGATACTGCTGACGGCCAGCGACGCCACCGGTGCTTCGGTGGCTGACAGCTTCGCCATCAACGTGGGCAACGTCGCGCCGGGCACGCTGACCGGCTCTCAAAACGCCGAAACGCTGTACGGCACCGAGGGGGACGACACGCTTCTGGGCCTGGGCGGCGACGACACGCTGCGTGGCGATACCGGCGCCGACATCCTCAACGGCGGCGCAGGCCGGGACACCTTGTACGGCGGAGCGAATGCCGACACCTTCGTTTACAGCACGCTCACCGACAACTACCGCAATTATGAAGCGGGCGGTCTGACAGCCACCGACACGATCGCTGATTTCACCTCCGGCCAGGACAAGATCGACGTCTCTGCGCTGGGCTTCCTGGGGCTGGGCAACGGCGAAAACCACACGCTGTACATGACCCTCAACGAAGCGGGCGACAAGACTTACGTCAAGTCGGCAACGCCCGACGCCGATGACAATCGCTTCGAAATTGCCTTGAGCGGCAGCCTGATCGATACCCTGACCGAAGCCGATTTCGTGTTCGGCCAGCGTGAATCCCAGGAAATCCTTTACCTGCCGACGCTGGGCCAATCCAACGCGCGACTGCTGCGCATGACCGAAGACGATAACCAGTCCGGCACCTCGGAGATGGTCAAGGACCTGATCCGTTACACCGATTACGACGTGCGCAGCCAGTTCAACGATGCCAATGGCGACCCCATCGACCTCGCCGTGGGCGGCAGCACCGTGCACCGTGGTTGGCTACTCGACCGGCACGCAGGAAGAACAGCGTGTTTCCTGGTGGCTAACCGACACCGATCAGCCGGGACCGGCACTGCTGCGCGCCACCGAATTGCTCAAGGCCCAACTGGCGACGCTGAGTACGCTCGATCAAGTCACCACCGGCATTGTCTGGAGCCAGGGCGAAGAAGGCGCTCAGGAGATAGCCCGCGCCACCGACAAACAGGCGGCAGCCGATTTGTACAAAGCGTCGCCCCTCAAAGTGTTCGACTACCTGCACGCGCAGAT
It includes:
- a CDS encoding AraC family transcriptional regulator, whose protein sequence is MQDAGLATAPVLRRAQLPGDLFTRQNVRLDSAHFFKLWEAIEAEAASINAELPAPLQIARVMSSDWFDPELFAALCSANLGDALDRIAKYVRLIAPMVIRVTPTRAHTTVTMDFLDACEPPTVFLAFKLVFFVQLARLATRSPVQPLQVNWPSPSTLGPDLLAYQAYFGIPVTHAPQASVVFAAADVDRPFLTENHKMWLFFEPGLRQRLSDLDRTSGMIERVRSALLESLPAGAVSMQQVSRKLGVSTRTLQRRLQDEGTTFQKTLDTLRDSLARHYLRTTAMSSAEISFLLGFEDSNSFARAFQSWAGSTPFKVRAQMNGSPATDNSAEQGQSSSA
- a CDS encoding IS5-like element ISPsy19 family transposase; its protein translation is MPKTGRPRSIAAEHYPVLVKLAHAQPYSSQAELALVFFAETGITAHPDTFAKALKMAGITRVKQRAKGSFQSPEPNKAYGYNETHRRQLPEQLYPSCLTDTEWALVADLFESQGGRGVPPLHSRRTLLEACCYVVRTGCSWRMLPRDFPHWDNVYKTFRRWSAQGKFEQMHDRLRAQWREREERADSPSAAILDSQSTRSSPQGGDSGYDAGKKVKGRKRSLIVDTLGLLLAVSISAASVQDRDAADDAVAYSKEKYPSLSTLFVDSAYAGKWAQRTHQLHAIDVQVIRGPNNRRTGQWHSEQGDLFSVEPVQTGFVVMPKRWVVERTHAWNERARRLIMHHDRLFAVSEAWVWLAEARILARRLTT
- a CDS encoding DUF1349 domain-containing protein, with translation MFDNGIWLNEPRQWSVTDQRLTVITDPETDFWQQTHYGFCRDTGHFLGVSVTGDFTAQVHVQGDFKTLYDQAGLMVRVDERNWVKTGVEVSDGALMLGSVLTCGQSDWATGAYDDSSSGLWLRVTVAKGVMRIQHSSDGLRWPLLRLAPFPLSEGYTVGPMCCSPERGGLEVMFSHFEVMPALGKDLHDLT
- a CDS encoding SDR family NAD(P)-dependent oxidoreductase, with the translated sequence MGDKKKLLLTGASRGIGHATVKHFNAAGWEVFTASRQNWVDDCPWAEGLLNHIHLDLEDIDSVSASMTAIKDKLGGRLDALVNNAGVSPKTEEGGRMGVLESDYSTWIKVFNVNLFSTALLARGLFDELKAAKGSIINVTSIAGSKVHPFAGVAYATSKAALSALTREMAFDFGPHGVRVNAIAPGEIDTSILSPGTAEIVERLVPMHRLGKPEEVASLIYFLCTAGASYVNGAKIHVNGGQHV